A window from Clupea harengus chromosome 14, Ch_v2.0.2, whole genome shotgun sequence encodes these proteins:
- the gpr132a gene encoding probable G-protein coupled receptor 132, with translation MPVPFVTQVLNTSTNYPPANLTSKCSMPYDEDRVPLMILYSMVFVVGVPANFATFLLTMQQVRRANVLGIYLFSLSVCDLMYLCTLPLWALYIYRGHSWVWGSTACKWTGYIFFNNMYISVFLLCCVSVDRYVAVVYSLESRGIRRPKQAWMITMVIVVIVALGHLPVFTMEEGDADSETQQRCFEPGQTTAMVTGFNYARVLIGFLIPFFILVFTNRTILSSIQASNSIKPKQKAKVRRLALAVVVFFLVCFAPYHVILLTRAISFHTVSDKCHFDRGIYTPYSIFLGFSTINSAMNPILYVLSSDNIRKEVRRGLSSVRSWRSSQRPQVSESSGQLREMSAVSRHVSAIQINNCL, from the coding sequence ATGCCTGTGCCTTTCGTGACCCAGGTATTGAACACGAGCACAAACTATCCTCCTGCTAACCTGACCAGCAAATGCAGCATGCCATATGATGAGGACCGTGTGCCCCTCATGATTCTTTATAGCATGGTGTTTGTGGTGGGTGTTCCTGCCAATTTCGCAACGTTCTTGTTGACCATGCAGCAGGTGCGGCGTGCAAACGTACTGGGTATCTACCTgttcagcctgtctgtctgcgaCCTCATGTACCTGTGCACCCTTCCTCTGTGGGCATTATACATTTATAGAGGCCACTCCTGGGTCTGGGGCTCCACAGCCTGCAAGTGGACGGGATACATCTTCTTCAACAACATGTACATAAGCGTCTTCTTGTTATGTTGTGTGTCCGTGGATCGGTATGTGGCGGTCGTATACTCCCTGGAGTCTCGAGGGATTCGACGGCCGAAACAGGCCTGGATGATTACCATGGTGATAGTCGTCATCGTGGCATTGGGTCACCTGCCAGTTTTCACCATGGAAGAGGGGGACGCCGACAGTGAGACGCAACAGCGATGTTTTGAGCCGGGACAGACAACAGCAATGGTGACGGGGTTTAACTACGCCCGCGTCCTCATCGGGTTCCTCATACCTTTTTTCATCTTGGTCTTCACCAACCGCACCATCCTATCCAGCATCCAGGCCAGCAATAGCATTAAGCCAAAGCAGAAGGCCAAAGTGCGCCGGCTCGCACTGGCTGTGGTGGTATTCTTTCTGGTGTGTTTTGCACCGTACCACGTCATCCTTTTGACCCGGGCTATCAGCTTCCATACGGTGTCAGACAAGTGTCACTTCGACAGGGGCATCTACACACCCTACAGTATTTTTTTGGGCTTTTCCACCATCAACAGCGCCATGAACCCAATCCTGTATGTGTTGTCCAGTGATAATATCAGGAAGGAGGTGCGGAGGGGCCTGTCAAGCGTCCGAAGCTGGAGAAGCTCTCAGAGGCCTCAGGTCTCAGAGAGCAGTGGCCAGCTGAGGGAAATGAGTGCAGTTTCGAGGCACGTGTCCGCAATACAGATTAATAACTGCTTGTAG